A window from Shimia isoporae encodes these proteins:
- a CDS encoding endonuclease/exonuclease/phosphatase family protein, whose translation MTRFTIASFNVKNLIGPDQEYYPFQSYTPEEYAWKEDWTASQIFSMDADIIGFQEIFDEATLRNVIAEADRNGIESNKAVLPDKSKRYHRKAIFRKLGYTPYEDKSLFVAPNINDTGEPGQRRPGVAILSRFGFAGTPEIIQDLPKPLDIPFRDLTGEDGGHYRLTRLSRPILKARIRVSETTTITVFNCHLKSKLGEFPRGDDGRAPEADLTQYDPVGRAMGAMRAALRRMAEAWVLRREIVAELNAGHPVMVMGDFNDGEHAVSSEIISGEVPFRNYSWMLRHDAKHGADRYSREENDLIQKAVNKVRLTSAESLFVKKSMRDMVYTTAFGGVYESIDQIYLSQHFHPDNAAAIGEMEYFSVLNDHLTDGSHAEAPYNKLASDHGQIMAHIRLKDD comes from the coding sequence ATGACCCGTTTCACCATCGCCTCTTTCAACGTCAAAAACCTCATCGGCCCGGATCAGGAATATTATCCGTTCCAGTCGTACACTCCCGAAGAATACGCTTGGAAAGAAGACTGGACCGCCTCGCAGATTTTCTCCATGGACGCCGACATCATCGGCTTTCAGGAAATCTTTGACGAGGCCACCCTGCGCAATGTCATTGCCGAGGCCGACCGCAACGGCATCGAAAGCAACAAAGCTGTTCTCCCCGACAAATCCAAGCGCTACCACCGCAAGGCCATCTTCCGCAAACTGGGCTACACCCCGTACGAAGACAAAAGCCTTTTTGTCGCTCCCAACATCAACGACACCGGCGAACCCGGCCAACGCCGCCCCGGTGTCGCGATCCTTTCGCGCTTCGGCTTTGCCGGTACGCCCGAGATCATCCAAGACCTACCCAAACCACTCGACATTCCCTTCCGAGACCTCACCGGCGAGGACGGGGGCCATTATCGCCTTACCCGCCTCTCCCGCCCGATTTTGAAAGCCCGCATACGGGTCTCCGAAACCACCACCATCACCGTCTTCAACTGCCACTTGAAATCCAAGCTCGGCGAATTTCCCCGCGGTGATGATGGCAGGGCACCGGAGGCGGATCTCACGCAATACGACCCCGTAGGCCGGGCCATGGGCGCCATGCGTGCCGCCCTGCGCCGTATGGCCGAAGCCTGGGTTTTGCGCCGGGAAATCGTGGCCGAACTCAACGCAGGACACCCCGTCATGGTTATGGGTGACTTCAACGACGGCGAACATGCGGTCAGTTCAGAAATCATCTCCGGCGAAGTGCCCTTCCGCAACTACTCATGGATGCTCAGACACGACGCCAAACACGGCGCCGACAGATATTCGCGCGAAGAAAACGACCTCATCCAAAAGGCTGTGAACAAGGTCCGCCTGACCTCCGCAGAAAGCCTTTTTGTGAAGAAATCCATGCGCGACATGGTCTACACCACGGCCTTTGGTGGCGTTTACGAAAGCATTGATCAGATCTACCTCAGCCAGCATTTCCATCCGGACAATGCCGCGGCGATTGGCGAAATGGAGTATTTCTCGGTTTTGAACGACCATCTGACAGACGGCAGCCATGCCGAAGCACCTTATAATAAACTTGCTTCCGATCACGGGCAGATCATGGCCCACATCCGGCTTAAGGACGACTGA
- a CDS encoding serine hydrolase domain-containing protein: MLLKALKYGVGLVLVGFAGLVVFLFVSPPALLKVGTNYSAKIVCSNVFIANRDAQEVLTVDVQAPGHPLLKHISVDVDAEAQRVEARVFRFFAPAVSQYRSGLGCTNVHDADLSSAKLESLPDAGPGVWPVGNDVTPIDNAALSDALSDPDLLGEGARAVVVVKNGRVVGEAYAEGFDETTPLLGWSMTKTVTASIIGALVQNGDMTVEDTLENTYPEWAQDGRNAVQVGDMLAMASGLDWNEDYGNVSDVTQMLYLNDDMAGFAANRDLASEVGTAFNYSSGTSTMLSRVWQDHLDDDGLSYPQEALFGPLGMTSAIMETDALDTYVGSSYMYATARDWARFGQFLLQKGVWNGQQILPVGYVDWMFEPVAVSEDVYGKGHLWIDSTENQGQFEGSVWLLGHDGQSVGVFPKRDIVIVRLGLTPSKIGYSQLPLAEAVLKALD, from the coding sequence ATGCTATTGAAAGCGCTGAAGTATGGGGTTGGACTGGTCCTTGTCGGGTTTGCCGGTCTGGTGGTCTTTTTGTTTGTCTCACCGCCCGCGTTGTTGAAGGTGGGAACGAACTATTCTGCTAAAATAGTATGTTCCAATGTGTTCATTGCCAATCGCGACGCGCAGGAGGTGCTGACTGTTGATGTGCAAGCGCCGGGGCATCCGTTGTTGAAGCACATCTCCGTCGATGTCGACGCGGAAGCCCAGCGTGTCGAAGCACGGGTTTTTCGGTTTTTTGCTCCGGCGGTATCGCAGTACCGAAGCGGCCTTGGATGCACCAACGTGCATGACGCTGATCTGAGTTCTGCCAAGCTTGAGTCCCTGCCGGATGCTGGTCCGGGAGTTTGGCCGGTGGGCAACGACGTGACGCCAATCGATAATGCGGCGTTGTCAGATGCGCTTTCCGATCCGGATTTGCTGGGGGAAGGAGCCCGTGCTGTTGTGGTGGTGAAGAACGGGCGTGTCGTGGGCGAGGCCTATGCAGAGGGGTTTGATGAAACGACACCTTTGCTTGGCTGGTCCATGACCAAAACCGTAACGGCAAGCATCATTGGCGCATTGGTCCAAAACGGCGACATGACGGTCGAGGACACGTTGGAGAACACCTATCCGGAGTGGGCACAGGATGGGCGAAACGCGGTGCAAGTCGGCGACATGCTGGCAATGGCGAGCGGACTTGATTGGAATGAAGACTACGGCAATGTGTCGGATGTCACGCAGATGCTTTACCTGAACGACGACATGGCAGGTTTCGCTGCCAATCGGGACTTGGCCAGCGAAGTCGGGACGGCCTTTAATTACTCTTCCGGAACGTCGACAATGTTGTCTCGCGTCTGGCAGGATCACCTCGACGATGATGGTTTGTCTTATCCTCAGGAGGCGCTTTTCGGGCCGCTGGGGATGACCTCCGCGATTATGGAGACGGACGCCTTAGATACCTACGTCGGGTCGAGCTACATGTATGCCACAGCACGTGATTGGGCGCGATTTGGCCAGTTTCTTTTGCAGAAGGGCGTATGGAACGGACAACAGATATTGCCGGTGGGATATGTAGACTGGATGTTTGAACCGGTGGCAGTGTCCGAGGACGTCTATGGCAAGGGACACTTGTGGATCGACAGCACCGAGAACCAGGGACAGTTTGAGGGTTCCGTCTGGCTGCTTGGCCACGACGGGCAGTCTGTGGGCGTGTTTCCTAAGCGTGACATCGTGATTGTGCGGCTGGGATTGACGCCATCCAAGATAGGCTACTCTCAGTTGCCATTGGCCGAGGCCGTGCTGAAAGCGCTGGACTGA
- a CDS encoding haloacid dehalogenase type II yields the protein MAITTCIFDAYGTLFDVAAAAREAAAEPGRDAFAKHWMKVANDWRLKQLQYTWLRAVANAHTDFWEVTQNGLDWALEASGLQGDAELRERLLALYWELSAYPEVPQMLADLKSRGLNTAILSNGSPEMLSGAVESAGVQEFLDDVLSVESVGIFKPAESVYELVTKRFGCARDEVLFVSSNGWDAACATGYGFKTAWVNRAGEPVDRMPWKPAIILSDLTTIPDHAV from the coding sequence ATGGCCATCACAACTTGCATTTTCGACGCATACGGAACGCTCTTCGACGTGGCCGCAGCCGCTCGGGAAGCCGCGGCCGAACCCGGTCGGGACGCCTTTGCAAAACACTGGATGAAAGTCGCGAATGACTGGCGACTGAAGCAGTTGCAATACACCTGGCTGCGAGCTGTCGCCAATGCACATACAGATTTCTGGGAGGTCACCCAGAACGGTTTGGATTGGGCGCTTGAAGCCTCCGGCCTGCAAGGCGATGCGGAACTCCGAGAACGCCTGCTCGCACTCTACTGGGAGCTGTCAGCCTATCCCGAAGTCCCGCAAATGCTTGCGGATCTGAAATCCCGCGGCCTGAACACGGCGATACTCTCCAACGGATCGCCTGAAATGCTGAGCGGGGCGGTCGAGAGCGCGGGCGTTCAGGAATTTCTGGATGATGTGTTGAGTGTGGAGAGCGTCGGTATCTTCAAGCCTGCAGAGTCCGTTTATGAACTGGTCACCAAGCGGTTTGGTTGCGCGCGCGACGAAGTGCTTTTTGTCTCCTCAAATGGATGGGACGCGGCTTGCGCAACTGGCTACGGCTTCAAAACCGCATGGGTGAACCGCGCGGGCGAACCCGTTGACCGGATGCCGTGGAAACCAGCGATCATCCTGTCCGACCTAACAACCATCCCTGATCACGCAGTTTGA
- a CDS encoding threonine ammonia-lyase has translation MNIDMIRAAADRLQGHARRTPILTSPFLDEIAGRQVLVKPECLQHTGSFKFRGGWSAVSALDEVTLKRGIIAYSSGNHAQGVALAAAKHGAPAVIVMPKNAPKLKIANTRALGAEVVLYDRAGGEQREEVGGRIAEERGLTLIRPYDEPQVIAGQGTTGLEIAAQAAEFGVTSGDVLVCCGGGGLSSGIALALEADAPDLRVRPCEPEGFDDVARSLRTGEIQSNPTQSGSLCDAIITPQPGNLTFPIMSRLCGPGLVVTEDEALRAMALAFKRLKIVVEPGGAVALAAALFHGENIEGDAVVAVCTGGNVDAEIFANAITRFD, from the coding sequence ATGAACATCGACATGATCCGTGCAGCAGCCGACCGGCTGCAAGGTCACGCACGACGCACACCAATTTTGACCTCGCCGTTTCTGGACGAGATCGCCGGTCGTCAGGTGTTGGTTAAACCGGAGTGCCTGCAACACACCGGCTCCTTTAAATTCCGCGGTGGTTGGTCGGCGGTCTCGGCTCTGGACGAGGTTACCCTTAAGCGCGGCATCATCGCCTACAGTTCAGGAAACCACGCACAGGGCGTTGCCCTAGCCGCCGCCAAGCATGGGGCGCCTGCCGTCATTGTGATGCCGAAAAACGCACCCAAACTGAAAATCGCCAACACACGCGCACTTGGGGCCGAAGTCGTGCTTTATGACCGCGCAGGCGGGGAACAACGCGAAGAAGTCGGCGGCAGGATTGCCGAAGAACGCGGTCTTACCCTGATCCGTCCCTATGACGAGCCGCAAGTCATCGCCGGTCAAGGCACCACCGGCCTCGAAATCGCGGCCCAAGCCGCCGAGTTCGGCGTGACCTCGGGCGACGTTCTGGTCTGTTGCGGCGGCGGCGGTCTGTCTTCCGGAATCGCCTTGGCGCTGGAGGCCGATGCACCTGACTTGCGCGTCCGCCCCTGCGAGCCCGAAGGATTTGACGATGTCGCACGGTCGCTCCGAACCGGTGAAATCCAGTCCAATCCGACCCAATCCGGATCGCTTTGCGATGCTATCATAACGCCCCAACCCGGCAACCTGACGTTTCCGATCATGTCCCGTCTTTGCGGCCCGGGTTTGGTGGTCACCGAAGACGAGGCACTTCGTGCGATGGCTTTGGCTTTCAAACGCCTGAAAATCGTGGTGGAACCCGGCGGTGCAGTCGCGCTCGCTGCAGCCCTCTTCCATGGTGAAAACATCGAGGGCGACGCCGTTGTTGCCGTCTGCACGGGCGGCAATGTGGATGCCGAGATTTTCGCCAATGCCATCACCAGGTTTGACTAA
- a CDS encoding crotonase/enoyl-CoA hydratase family protein, translated as MAIQIDKSRFSNLAVEERDNGVWVVTLNRPSKRNALDIDTIEELVEFFSLAPRAGVSVAVLAGSGDHFCAGLDLIEHHDEDRSPADFMHVCLRWHEAFNKMEYGGVPVVAALQGAVVGGGLELASSAHVRVMNETTYFALPEGQRGLFTGGGATIRVTDLVGKARMIDMMLTGRVYQGQEAVDLGLAQYIVEGSSLDRALELADRIAQNLPLSNFAICSAVSHIQNMSALDGAYAEAVVAGVVNTQPDARTRLAAFADKSAARVRPND; from the coding sequence ATGGCGATTCAAATCGATAAATCCCGCTTCTCCAATCTGGCTGTTGAAGAACGCGACAATGGCGTCTGGGTTGTGACCCTGAACCGTCCCAGCAAGCGCAACGCACTCGACATCGACACCATTGAAGAACTCGTGGAGTTCTTCTCGCTGGCTCCGCGCGCCGGTGTGAGCGTGGCGGTTCTCGCCGGCTCCGGTGACCATTTCTGCGCGGGACTTGATCTCATCGAGCACCACGACGAAGATCGTAGTCCGGCGGACTTCATGCATGTTTGCCTGCGCTGGCACGAAGCTTTCAACAAAATGGAATACGGCGGCGTCCCGGTGGTTGCCGCCCTTCAGGGCGCCGTTGTCGGAGGGGGACTGGAATTGGCCAGCTCGGCCCATGTTCGCGTTATGAACGAAACCACATATTTCGCACTGCCCGAGGGTCAACGCGGCCTCTTTACAGGTGGCGGCGCGACAATTCGTGTAACCGATCTCGTTGGCAAAGCACGCATGATCGACATGATGCTGACAGGTCGGGTCTATCAAGGCCAGGAAGCGGTCGATCTTGGTCTCGCACAATACATCGTGGAAGGCTCCAGCCTCGACCGCGCTCTGGAACTGGCAGATCGGATTGCACAGAACCTGCCGCTGTCCAACTTCGCCATTTGCTCTGCCGTCAGCCACATCCAGAACATGTCCGCACTGGATGGTGCCTATGCCGAAGCGGTTGTGGCAGGCGTCGTAAACACGCAGCCGGACGCCCGCACGCGACTGGCGGCTTTCGCGGACAAAAGCGCTGCGCGCGTGCGCCCCAACGACTGA
- a CDS encoding alpha/beta fold hydrolase, whose protein sequence is MPRFTTSDGLSLFFEDTGGDGPVVLCLAGLTRNSTDFDYALPAMTAARVIRLDYRGRGQSDWAEDFMSYSVDREARDAIELLDHLRIEKAAVLGTSRGGLIAMHLGQIAPQRLNGVCFNDVGPVIETDGLEIILVFIGRNPVWKTLDEAAEAFATRIPGFDGVPPSRWRQEVTKHFVETPDGLAINYDPKLRNATLATFDPRAEQPDLWPLFDALKGMPLAVIRGANSDILSAQTYSEMLNRGPILAAEIPDRGHVLFLDEPDAVAILQSWIDQLESPS, encoded by the coding sequence ATGCCCAGATTTACAACATCAGACGGTCTTTCGCTCTTTTTTGAAGATACTGGCGGCGACGGACCCGTCGTCCTGTGCCTTGCTGGGTTAACCCGCAATAGCACCGATTTTGATTACGCCCTACCCGCAATGACAGCCGCGCGGGTGATCCGGTTGGATTATCGCGGTCGTGGCCAGTCAGACTGGGCAGAAGACTTCATGTCTTATTCGGTGGACCGCGAAGCACGCGATGCAATCGAACTGCTGGATCACTTGAGGATTGAAAAGGCAGCTGTTCTCGGCACATCCCGCGGCGGCCTTATTGCCATGCATCTCGGTCAAATAGCACCGCAGCGGTTGAATGGCGTGTGCTTTAACGATGTCGGACCGGTGATCGAAACCGACGGGCTTGAGATCATCCTCGTTTTTATCGGGCGCAACCCCGTCTGGAAAACGCTTGATGAAGCCGCCGAAGCCTTCGCCACGCGCATACCCGGCTTTGACGGGGTGCCGCCAAGCCGCTGGCGGCAAGAAGTGACAAAACACTTCGTTGAAACGCCGGACGGCCTCGCGATCAACTATGATCCCAAACTGCGTAATGCGACGCTTGCGACCTTTGATCCCCGCGCGGAACAGCCCGATCTCTGGCCGCTCTTTGATGCTCTAAAGGGCATGCCTCTTGCAGTGATCCGCGGTGCAAACTCTGACATTCTGTCCGCGCAGACATATTCCGAGATGCTAAATCGCGGCCCGATTCTTGCGGCAGAAATCCCCGACCGCGGTCATGTTCTCTTTCTCGACGAACCGGATGCAGTCGCCATCCTGCAAAGCTGGATAGACCAACTGGAGAGCCCTTCATGA
- the irr gene encoding Fur family transcriptional regulator Irr, giving the protein MIDQATRNGTDWLTSAGLRPTRQRVALAALLVGDGNDRHVTAESLFASVREHGESVSLATVYNTLRAFCDAGLMQEITVDGSKSYFDTNTHDHPHFFWEDDRTLTDAPAEQLQIAQLPEVPEGAEIAKVDVVIRLRRT; this is encoded by the coding sequence ATGATTGACCAAGCGACCCGCAACGGTACCGACTGGCTGACATCGGCAGGATTGCGCCCGACGCGGCAGCGTGTGGCTCTGGCTGCGTTGTTGGTGGGGGATGGCAACGACAGGCATGTGACGGCCGAGAGCCTATTTGCATCGGTGCGCGAGCATGGCGAGAGCGTTTCGCTGGCGACGGTCTACAATACTCTGCGTGCATTCTGCGACGCGGGGCTGATGCAGGAAATCACGGTTGACGGGTCAAAAAGCTACTTTGACACCAATACCCACGATCACCCGCATTTCTTCTGGGAAGACGACCGTACTTTGACGGATGCTCCTGCTGAACAATTGCAGATCGCGCAGCTGCCTGAGGTGCCCGAAGGCGCCGAGATCGCCAAGGTTGACGTAGTGATCCGGTTGCGCCGCACCTGA
- a CDS encoding NAD(P)H-dependent flavin oxidoreductase — translation MDLITKLGLRWPIFQAPMAGVSTPAMAAAVSNAGGLGAMGLGAAGVDGARTMLRAARALTDKPINANLFCHAPAVRDAGKEADWIKALRPVFEGFGASPPDSLSEIYRTFLEDRLMMDMLLEEKPGVVSLHFGLPATGWIAELQAAGNLVFASATSVEEAEACVAAGVDAVVAQGIEAGGHRGVFDPASEDSAMTTLELVGALNAAVDVPVIAAGGIMDGRGVAAALDAGAVAAQLGTAFIDTDESAADAGYRAALRQAGAGSTVLTRVISGRAARCLSNRFVVLGEALGEVSAPDYPVAYDIGKALNAAAKNAGEAGYGAQWAGTGAGQIRRGTSADILRAIASELYTTKSDDLPPRG, via the coding sequence ATGGACTTGATCACAAAGCTTGGCCTGCGCTGGCCGATTTTTCAGGCACCCATGGCGGGCGTTTCGACCCCCGCAATGGCAGCCGCGGTAAGCAACGCCGGAGGGCTTGGCGCGATGGGGCTTGGCGCGGCCGGCGTCGACGGCGCCCGCACCATGCTGCGCGCCGCGCGAGCACTGACCGACAAGCCGATCAATGCAAACCTGTTTTGCCATGCCCCTGCCGTTCGCGATGCCGGAAAAGAGGCCGATTGGATCAAAGCGTTGCGGCCGGTTTTTGAAGGTTTTGGCGCTTCGCCACCGGATTCACTGTCGGAAATCTACCGTACGTTCCTCGAGGATCGCCTCATGATGGACATGCTGCTTGAGGAAAAACCAGGCGTGGTCAGCCTGCACTTTGGCTTGCCCGCAACCGGATGGATTGCCGAACTGCAAGCAGCGGGTAACCTTGTCTTTGCCAGTGCGACATCCGTGGAAGAGGCAGAGGCTTGTGTTGCGGCCGGTGTCGATGCGGTTGTAGCCCAAGGAATCGAGGCCGGCGGCCACCGGGGGGTATTTGATCCGGCGTCTGAAGACAGTGCGATGACAACTCTGGAGTTGGTCGGCGCGTTGAATGCAGCAGTAGACGTGCCGGTTATCGCTGCGGGCGGTATCATGGACGGGCGAGGCGTGGCGGCGGCGCTGGATGCCGGTGCTGTGGCGGCGCAACTTGGCACGGCCTTTATTGACACTGATGAATCCGCTGCGGACGCGGGGTATCGCGCTGCTTTGAGGCAGGCCGGCGCCGGTTCAACGGTCCTGACCCGCGTCATTTCGGGTCGGGCGGCGCGTTGCCTGTCAAACCGGTTTGTGGTGTTGGGCGAGGCGCTGGGCGAGGTGTCGGCACCGGATTATCCGGTGGCTTACGACATCGGAAAAGCGCTGAATGCGGCTGCAAAAAATGCAGGCGAGGCAGGCTATGGCGCCCAATGGGCGGGCACTGGCGCAGGGCAGATCAGGCGAGGAACATCAGCCGATATCCTGCGCGCCATCGCATCGGAACTCTACACCACGAAATCTGACGACCTGCCCCCAAGGGGATAA
- the fabB gene encoding beta-ketoacyl-ACP synthase I has product MRRVVVTGLGIVSSIGNNAEEVTASLKAGKSGISASAEMAEHGFRSQIAGHIDIDIKELVDKRTLRFMGPGAAYAHIAMQQAIADAGLTEEQIVNERTGLVAGSGGPSTSAMLVAHQTVEKTGATKRIGPFAVPKCMSSTISANLATAFKIKGINYSITSACSTSLHCIGNAAEQIMMGKQDVMFAGGGEELDWTLSCLFDAMGAMSSKYNDTPEKASRAFDENRDGFVISGGGGIVVLEDLEHALARGAKIYAEVTGFAATSDGHDMVAPSGEGGERAMRLAVSTLPEGRSVSYINAHGTSTPVGDVGEVEAVRRVFGEGSTPPISSTKSMTGHAQGAAGALEAIFCLLMLDGDFITPSINVETLDPAINPDEIATKTIENAGLDTVMTNSFGFGGTNGSMLLSKFEG; this is encoded by the coding sequence ATGCGTCGCGTCGTCGTTACCGGACTGGGTATCGTTTCCTCGATCGGCAACAATGCCGAAGAAGTCACAGCCTCGCTCAAGGCAGGCAAATCCGGCATTTCCGCCAGTGCCGAAATGGCCGAACATGGTTTCCGCAGCCAGATCGCGGGCCATATCGACATCGACATCAAGGAACTGGTCGACAAACGCACCCTGCGTTTCATGGGTCCTGGCGCCGCATACGCCCATATTGCCATGCAGCAGGCGATTGCTGATGCGGGCCTGACCGAAGAGCAGATCGTCAACGAACGCACCGGCCTCGTGGCTGGTTCCGGCGGGCCCTCGACCTCTGCCATGCTTGTGGCCCACCAGACGGTCGAAAAGACCGGCGCGACCAAGCGTATCGGACCGTTCGCCGTGCCGAAGTGCATGAGCTCGACCATTTCTGCAAATCTGGCAACCGCCTTCAAAATCAAAGGCATCAACTACTCGATCACCTCAGCCTGTTCGACGTCTCTGCATTGCATCGGCAACGCCGCGGAACAGATCATGATGGGCAAACAGGACGTGATGTTCGCTGGTGGTGGCGAAGAACTCGACTGGACCCTGTCCTGCCTCTTTGACGCCATGGGCGCAATGAGCAGCAAATACAACGACACTCCGGAAAAAGCCTCCCGCGCCTTTGATGAAAACCGCGATGGTTTCGTGATTTCCGGCGGCGGCGGCATCGTGGTTCTGGAAGACCTTGAGCACGCGCTGGCCCGTGGTGCAAAAATTTACGCCGAGGTCACCGGCTTTGCGGCAACGTCTGATGGCCACGATATGGTTGCCCCGAGCGGTGAAGGCGGCGAACGCGCCATGCGCCTTGCGGTGTCGACCCTGCCGGAAGGTCGTTCTGTCAGCTACATCAACGCCCACGGCACATCCACACCAGTCGGCGACGTCGGCGAAGTCGAGGCCGTGCGCCGCGTCTTTGGCGAAGGCAGCACGCCTCCCATTTCTTCCACGAAATCGATGACCGGCCACGCCCAGGGCGCGGCCGGTGCTCTGGAGGCTATTTTCTGCCTCTTGATGCTGGACGGTGACTTCATCACCCCTTCTATCAATGTCGAGACCCTCGATCCGGCGATCAACCCTGACGAGATTGCGACCAAAACAATTGAAAACGCCGGTCTTGATACGGTGATGACAAACAGCTTCGGCTTTGGTGGCACCAACGGCTCGATGCTCTTGTCGAAGTTCGAGGGATAA
- a CDS encoding enoyl-ACP reductase FabI, translated as MRNTLQGKRGLIMGVANERSIAWGIAKAMHDAGAELAFTHQGDAFGKRVAPLAESLGSDFLVDVDVTDDASLDAAFEQLGAKWPTIDFLVHAIAYSNKDELTGRFVDTSRDNFKNSMDISCYSLIEVARRAHPMMAENGGTILTLTYQGSTRVTPFYNVMGVAKAALESATRYLANDLGPDGIRVNAISPGPMKTLAGAVIGGARKTFRQTEQNAPLRANATLEAIGGTAVYLASEAGACTTGEILRVDGGYHVLGMPQPENL; from the coding sequence ATGCGGAATACACTGCAGGGCAAGCGCGGCCTGATTATGGGCGTCGCCAACGAACGCTCGATTGCTTGGGGCATCGCCAAGGCGATGCATGACGCAGGCGCGGAGTTGGCATTCACCCATCAGGGAGACGCATTCGGCAAGCGGGTCGCACCATTGGCAGAAAGTCTTGGAAGCGATTTCCTTGTCGATGTGGATGTGACCGACGACGCCTCACTGGATGCCGCGTTCGAACAGCTTGGCGCAAAATGGCCGACCATCGACTTTCTGGTGCACGCGATTGCCTATTCCAACAAGGACGAACTCACCGGTCGGTTTGTGGACACCTCGCGTGACAACTTCAAGAACTCGATGGACATCTCCTGCTATTCGCTCATTGAAGTCGCGCGCCGCGCGCATCCGATGATGGCGGAGAACGGCGGAACGATCCTGACGTTGACTTACCAGGGATCGACCCGCGTCACCCCCTTTTACAACGTGATGGGCGTGGCAAAAGCGGCACTGGAAAGCGCAACCCGCTATCTGGCAAACGATCTTGGCCCTGACGGCATTCGCGTAAATGCGATTTCTCCCGGCCCGATGAAGACGCTTGCCGGCGCCGTTATTGGCGGCGCGCGCAAAACGTTCCGCCAAACCGAGCAGAACGCGCCTTTGCGCGCCAACGCCACACTCGAAGCCATCGGCGGTACTGCGGTCTACCTGGCGTCGGAGGCCGGCGCCTGCACCACTGGAGAAATTCTGCGTGTGGATGGCGGCTATCACGTCCTGGGCATGCCACAGCCAGAAAACCTCTAA
- the fabA gene encoding bifunctional 3-hydroxydecanoyl-ACP dehydratase/trans-2-decenoyl-ACP isomerase: protein MADYPTSFDKEDLLKCARGELFGPGNAQLPAPPMLMMDRITDISADGGEFGKGHVVAEFDITPDLWFFECHFPGNPIMPGCLGLDGLWQLTGFNLGWRGMPGKGMAMGVGEVKLKGMVKPDRKMLTYNVDFTRIIDRKLKLGVANGKVFADGEIIYEVKDMRVGLAAE, encoded by the coding sequence ATGGCCGACTATCCTACCAGCTTTGACAAAGAGGACCTGCTGAAATGCGCCCGCGGCGAGCTCTTCGGCCCCGGCAATGCGCAACTGCCTGCTCCGCCGATGCTGATGATGGACCGCATTACCGACATCTCTGCGGATGGTGGCGAGTTCGGCAAGGGCCACGTGGTTGCGGAATTCGACATCACCCCCGACCTTTGGTTCTTCGAATGCCACTTCCCGGGCAACCCGATCATGCCCGGTTGCCTTGGTCTCGATGGACTATGGCAGCTTACCGGCTTCAACCTCGGCTGGCGCGGCATGCCCGGCAAAGGCATGGCAATGGGCGTGGGCGAAGTGAAACTCAAAGGCATGGTCAAACCTGACCGCAAGATGCTGACGTACAACGTGGATTTCACCCGCATCATCGACCGCAAGCTCAAGCTTGGTGTGGCCAACGGCAAGGTCTTTGCCGACGGCGAGATTATCTACGAAGTCAAAGACATGCGCGTCGGTCTTGCGGCGGAATAA
- a CDS encoding FKBP-type peptidyl-prolyl cis-trans isomerase: MTAAKSGDTVRIHYTGTLSDGSVFDSSEGRDPLEFTLGSGQVIPGFDNAVDGMSVGDKKVAEIPADQAYGPRHEEAIQDVPREQIPAEIPLEIGLQLQMQSPTGQVVPVTVVEITDEIVKLDANHMLAGKDLTFAIELVSIN; this comes from the coding sequence ATGACAGCCGCAAAATCGGGCGATACCGTTCGCATTCACTACACTGGCACTCTGAGCGACGGATCGGTCTTTGACAGCTCCGAGGGGCGTGATCCGCTTGAGTTCACTCTCGGGTCAGGGCAGGTCATTCCGGGCTTTGACAATGCCGTGGATGGCATGAGCGTAGGCGACAAGAAGGTTGCGGAGATTCCTGCAGATCAGGCGTATGGCCCGCGCCACGAAGAAGCCATTCAGGACGTCCCGCGCGAACAGATTCCGGCGGAGATCCCGCTTGAGATCGGTCTGCAACTGCAGATGCAGTCGCCGACCGGGCAGGTTGTGCCTGTGACTGTGGTGGAAATCACGGACGAGATCGTGAAGCTCGACGCCAACCACATGCTGGCGGGCAAGGATCTGACATTTGCGATCGAGCTGGTATCAATCAACTGA